In Henriciella litoralis, the genomic window TGGCCTTTTTCGGGCGGGTCGACGCGCAGGTCGACCAGTTCAATCTCAGGCAGTTTGGCTGCGCCGGGGCGGGCGGAGAGTTTGAGGCGCTGGTAGCGGCCTTGCTCGGCGTTCACCATCGTCTCCAGCGCTGGGGTGGCCGAGGCGAGGATGATGGCGGCGTCTTCCAGCTTGGCGCGCATCACGCCCATGTCGCGGGCATGATAGGTGACGCCGTCTTCCTGCTTGAAGCTGGTATCGTGCTCTTCATCGATGATGATGAGTTTCAGATTGCGGAAAGGCAGGAAGAGGGCTGAGCGCGCGCCAATCACGATGCGGGCGCGGCCATGGGCGGTCTCGCGCCAGGTGCGGCGGCGTTCGGCGTCCGAGAGGCCTGAGTGCCAGGGCGCGGGCGGTGCGCCGAAACGGGCCTCGAAACGCGACAGGACAGCCTGAGTCAGGGCGATTTCCGGCAGGAGGACTAGGACCTGCGCGTCGTCGGCCTTTTGCAGGGCTTCGGCGATGGCTTCGAAATAGACTTCGGTCTTGCCGGACCCGGTGATGCCGTCGAGCAGGAAGGGCTGGAAGCCGCCCTTTGCGATGGCGGTGCGCAGCTCCGCGCCCGCTTCGGCCTGTTCGCCGGTGAGATGGGTGCCGACGCTGAAATCAGTGGGCTGGGCATAGGGCGCGTCGGTCTCGATTTCGCGGGCTTCGAGGGCGCCGATCTCGACGAGGCCTTTGACGACACCGGGGGAGACACCGGCCTGCCGGGCAAGTTCTGCGGCGCTGGTTGGCCCGGCGTCCTTGGCTGCATCGAGGACTTTCACCCGGGCATCCGTCATCCGGTTGGAGCGGAAGCCTGTCGGGACATAGATCGTCGAGGTCGGGGACGGGCGAAGGCCGCCGCGGGCGCGCAGCACCATTGCGAGGACATGGCCGGGCGCGGCGACATTGTAGCGGGCCGCAAAAGTGATGAAGCGCCGCATCGGCGCAGGCATGGGCGGGACGGGGAAGACGTCGAGGACCAGTTTCAGGGCGCGCTCATCGTCCGGTTTCTGATCAACGACCTCCCAGACGACGCCGGTCCGCTCAATCTTGCCGAGCGGGGCGCGGACATAGGCGCCGGGTTCGACGTCCATGCCGTCCGGAATGGTGTAGTCGAACGGCTCTGGCAGCGGGAGCGGGAAGAGGATGCGGGCGATTTTCATGTCTGGGAGACGGTTTAGTGCGCGTGGAGGGTGGCGTCACCCGAGGAGTTTCACTGGGCTGTGTGGTGGGTGGGAGAGAGCTGCTGATGTTTCGCCAGCGGCCTCGCCCTTCGCCCCTCATGGTGAGCGAAGTCGAACCACGCTCAGGATGAGGCCTTTGGAAGGTTCAAGAGGAGGAAATGTGCTGCTTCATCCTTCGACAGGCTCAGGATGAGGTTGAAGGGCGCGCGCTTGGCGCTGCGTCACGATTGACGGCGCGGGCCGGGGTGGCAGGCTCTCCACAACAAAAAAGACCGGAGGAAGCCCTATGACCGATATTCTGAAGATCGAGCGCCATGGTGATGTCAGCCTGCTGACGCTGAACCGGCCCGACGCGATGAACTCGCTCGATTACCCGCTCTATATGGCGCTGGAGGATGCGATCCGGGCCAGCGATGCGCGGTGTATCGTAATTACAGGGGCGGGCGAGCGGGCCTTCTGTGCGGGCGATGACGTCAAGCAGATCCTCTCCAAGGGCGCGCCCTCGACGCCGGAAATGGCTGAGCGGGCGAAGGCGACGGGCGGGCTGACCCCAGCGGCT contains:
- a CDS encoding primosomal protein N', coding for MKIARILFPLPLPEPFDYTIPDGMDVEPGAYVRAPLGKIERTGVVWEVVDQKPDDERALKLVLDVFPVPPMPAPMRRFITFAARYNVAAPGHVLAMVLRARGGLRPSPTSTIYVPTGFRSNRMTDARVKVLDAAKDAGPTSAAELARQAGVSPGVVKGLVEIGALEAREIETDAPYAQPTDFSVGTHLTGEQAEAGAELRTAIAKGGFQPFLLDGITGSGKTEVYFEAIAEALQKADDAQVLVLLPEIALTQAVLSRFEARFGAPPAPWHSGLSDAERRRTWRETAHGRARIVIGARSALFLPFRNLKLIIIDEEHDTSFKQEDGVTYHARDMGVMRAKLEDAAIILASATPALETMVNAEQGRYQRLKLSARPGAAKLPEIELVDLRVDPPEKGHWLSSRLTHALKETFAAGEQSLLFLNRRGYAPLVICKACGERLKSPATESWLTEHRYTNRLVCHLTGWSIPKPEKCPMCGAKDSLMGVGPGVERVAEEVRLLMPEAKIEIFSSDTARSGEETRGIVDRMAGGEIDVLIGTQIVAKGHNFPNLTLVGVVDADSGMKGGDLRAGERTYQLLSQVAGRAGRAERPGRALVQTYGPDNPAMIALAAGDRDGFLQIERDVRAELMLPPFGRMAALIISAPTPEMIAEAGRTAGAAAPNGEGVTVYGPAPAPISMLRGRHRIRFLITSPRDVDLSAYMAAWLKAMKLPSAVRVSADIDPYSFL